From one Octopus sinensis unplaced genomic scaffold, ASM634580v1 Contig12060, whole genome shotgun sequence genomic stretch:
- the LOC115229170 gene encoding probable serine carboxypeptidase CPVL — translation MDDSLIVRRLGTASIRPDSTEMVKSVLNTCSVILNGSIETEPLILTDYINSGKIAIGKEMSKVDSFLGEIESYSGFFRVSDDCVRNMFFWYFPAQVRPAPLLVWLQGGPGAASLYGLFVENGPYYLDSDNNNFRSELDLVFLKVNVILQPKNKLMRQFYVIFTNLRSNPLYITGESYAGKYVPAMVYAIDQYNQNNPTPINLVGMAIGDGLCDPYNTLFFSGQLDIIVPFQMTSAFLRNLEWEGKENFFRASQQRWYSKTGRVNGYYLSSQNLMQLVVRNAGHMVPMDQPEAALEMLRLFIYEF, via the exons ATGGACGATTCATTGATAGTCCGACGACTGGGAACTGCCAGTATTCGTCCTGATTCTACTGAAATGGTAAAGTCAGTTCTCAATACGTGTTCTGTTATCCTAAATGGGAGTATTGAG ACAGAGCCTTTAATATTAACGGATTATATAAATTCTGGAAAAATTGCAATAGGGAAAGAAATGAGCAAAGTAGACTCATTTCTTGGTGAAATCGAAAGCTATTCCGGTTTTTTCAGAGTCAGTGATGATTGTGTTCGAAATATGTTTTTTTGGTATTTTCCTGCACAAGTAAgac CTGCGCCTTTGTTAGTTTGGCTCCAGGGTGGTCCAGGGGCTGCTTCATTGTACGGACTTTTTGTAGAAAATGGTCCTTATTATTTGGACTCGGACAATAACA ATTTTAGGTCGGAGTTGGATTTAGTTTTTCTGAAAGTGAATGTTATCTTACAACCGAAGAACAA ATTAATGAGACaattttatgtaatatttacTAATTTGCGATCAAACCCACTTTACATCACAGGAGAGTCTTATGCAGGTAAATATGTCCCGGCCATGGTGTATGCAATTGACCAATACAACCAAAATAACCCCACACCAATCAACCTTGTCGGAATGGCTATTGGAGATGGCCTTTGTGATCCTTATAAT ACTCTTTTTTTCTCTGGACAATTAGACATAATTGTGCCCTTCCAAATGACTTCAGCATTCTTGAGAAATTTAGAATGGGAgggcaaagaaaatttttttcgtGCTTCGCAGCAACGTTGGTATTCAAAAACTGGAAGAGTAAACGGCTATTACTTATCTTCTCAAAATTTGATGCAGTTAGTTGTCAGAAACGCTGGACACATGGTTCCTATGGATCAGCCTGAAGCGGCATTGGAAATGTTGAGGTTATTTATTTacgaattttaa